In Myxococcales bacterium, the DNA window GTACGTCCGTCCCCGTCGGAGAGCGCATCGCAGGAACCTTCACGTGCAAAGCGATCGTCGCGCAGAAGTCGAGCGCGACCCCGCGGTCGTACATGGTCGAGGATGGTGAGGTCGCGGGGCTCGTGGAGCGCTGAGTCAGCGCGGCGGCGCCACCCTCTGGGTGCTCGTCAGCGCGCGTGCCTCGTCCTCGCTGCGAAAGCGTGCCTCGTGCGACGCGAGCTCTGCGCGGAGACCGAGGCGCTCGAGCAAGCCCACGACACGCGCACGCGCGCGGAAGAAGTCCGCGGTCGGCCCGAGCGACGCCGTGGCCTTTTTCCACGTCTTTCGTCGGCCGGGGCTCTCGCCCCACGCGGGCCGGTAGAGCAGCTCGCCCAGGTCGGAGAGGGGAGTCTCTCGGCTCGAGAACGCGACGTCGAGCGAGGCTCGTGTCACACCTTCATCGATCGGCGCGTCGAGGAGCACGTCCAGATCGTGGAGATCCTTCGGCCGCCAGCGCCCGCGTCCCCACTCGACGAGGCCGTGGAGCTTCCACGCGATCATCGTCTCGCGGCACACGGCGCGAAGCGGACCCACGCCGTGGAACACGATCGTGTCGAGCGGCGCCACGATCGGATCACCCCACCCGAAGTCGACTTGGAGCTCGTCGCGCACGCCCGCGATGTCGGCCTCGACGTAGGCGCGTATCCCGGGAAACCGGGTCTCCTCCCAGATGGGCACGGCGCGCACCGTTCCGAACGCGACCGCGTCGTGTCCTAGAGGGGACCTACGGAGCACCGCCTCGACGCTCGCGACGACGTCGTCGGGATTCCACGCCGGGGAGGTCACGACGTAGTCGAGGTCGACCGGATCGCGCCCGCGCGGGTTGTGGGCTCGCGTGACGACGCTGCCGCGCAGCGCCCACGTCTCGGGGAAAGGTCCACGCGCGAGGAACGCGAGCAAGAGCGCGGTGGCGGGCGGGACCTTGCGCGCCGGGGGGAACGTGCGCTCGGTCACGTGGCCATCCAGCCCGCGTCGACGGCGAGATCGGAGTCGACGACGGTGTACTCGCGGAGGCGGTTCTTGAGCGGGAAACCGAGGCCCTCGAGCGCATCGAGCAGCGCCTCGAAGCGCGCCTCCGCCTCGTCCCGCCCCACGTGGTACGAGCGGAGCGTGACGAAGCGCTCTTCGGAGCCGTCGCTCCGCACGACGTTCGCGTTCCGCGAGAGGTGGGCATCGTGCCGCGCGGCCACGGAGGCGACCCCGTCGAGGGACGCTCCTTTCGGAAGCACGACCTTCACGTGGTGCTCGAAGTAGTTCTGCGGTGGGAGCCTCATGGCCTCTTCGCGCGTCCGTGGCACGTCGGCGTTCCGGCCATGGGCCTCGATCTTCACGCGAGTGACCCGGAGCCCTGCACGAACGAGGGCCCGCGCGAGGTCGTTCACCTCGTCCTGGACCTCGCGCAGGGTGCCGCGGTGGTAGCTCGCGGTCATGGGCTGCACGGAGGCCACCCCGTGTGGAAGCACGATGCGCACGCATTTCACGCCGAGCGCGTCGCACGAAGCGGCGAAGACGCGCATCTCCTCGGCCGAGCCAGGCGCGACGGTGACGTGCGCCTCGAAGGAACCACCGAACGCCCGCCCGAGCACGTGATCGGCGAGGTCGAGATAGGGCCTCTCCCGCATGTTCACGAGAAACTTCGAGCTCGCGAGCTCCGCGAGCGTGCGCGTGTAGCCCTCGGGGACGAAGATGCGATCCCACCCGTAGCCGTGGTCGCCCCGTGGAGCCTCGGCGATCGTGCCGGAGATCTCGCCCTCGAACGTCATGACGTCGCGTGGGCGTGGTCCGGTCGCGAGCGCGACGACGACCCGCGTGTCGGCGGCGAGCCCACCGTACCGCGCGGTGAGCTCCGGCTCGCCCAAGGTCTCGAGGAGGCGCTTCGCGGCGCCTCC includes these proteins:
- a CDS encoding nucleotidyl transferase AbiEii/AbiGii toxin family protein yields the protein MTERTFPPARKVPPATALLLAFLARGPFPETWALRGSVVTRAHNPRGRDPVDLDYVVTSPAWNPDDVVASVEAVLRRSPLGHDAVAFGTVRAVPIWEETRFPGIRAYVEADIAGVRDELQVDFGWGDPIVAPLDTIVFHGVGPLRAVCRETMIAWKLHGLVEWGRGRWRPKDLHDLDVLLDAPIDEGVTRASLDVAFSSRETPLSDLGELLYRPAWGESPGRRKTWKKATASLGPTADFFRARARVVGLLERLGLRAELASHEARFRSEDEARALTSTQRVAPPR